The Carassius carassius chromosome 2, fCarCar2.1, whole genome shotgun sequence genome has a segment encoding these proteins:
- the LOC132103591 gene encoding embryonal Fyn-associated substrate-like, whose product MSLSTVLAKALFDNAAESPEELAFRKGDILMVLDQEQDGGPGWWLCSLHGRQGIAPANRLCLLRTVQTPASSTGTDTRRAPSVDSVHLSTSQQGRENGLSTEDSDGVYLTPPSLAEGVYQSPGAAPAPARSGELCHLDGGSPRSHSSSGTRPCPDWSDVGVAGRPHSPSLREQGGESGTLYQTPTSPAPVAAQHRSQGALTSDSVYLTPSAVPRSAAETAVEAKYLSPRDAGASTSDGCYLVPTAAVAALASENLYQSPTSGAPVAGQCVPRMTSKLTNGIVPKSSPSYSTSPSQNKTGLDAPGMYQTPTPPGDAISRTPQSDRKHPTGTVGVSGASTPGQYLKQTPPSARRSQKGTTSSPPVGQGKLAQGGLRESPLLTGAGKSGVSGSPNFGRKPPPPAPPVRSVTRKDLPQSNSVPTTKPVLQANPAPPQTNVLEEERQGSINGHVQVEEMKKNSEIVTKRESASSQDEKLCEEVYDTPPTNKWQQSVPKVPSEEDDGIYNTPRAVPLHTDQASEIYDVPSLALNSSSLAGDAEDEDVYSVPSLPGLPLEASELPGLTAETAGNGCTYSISSPRKPDLTSEDVSEPDGGIYDMPALTLEIPTCRLSVSSTDSGDIQWKASLSALVQSALTSASVTTTPSRDLASALAEILSVWKAGHVGDIPLVLQQAWSRLSDLLPALSVCGTAPPGDGLLTMVRCALEDSVSLIQSQVRPCLPSQEFLSRRPLPALPVAEVKPITGDMGSRKGSWIQERPLPPPPPAAFPLPLTSVSLAPTVGRMEDEEQGNVYAGIGLTPTPLPSYPVGDSVGYVKLQGKPEPLPDTNTEHSSSQLITTTDNKVSPAPSVSLSLEDSELLSFYSNQSLSHLSCLSDAIDSLFTSVQGNQPPRVFVSRGKSLIVTAHKLVFIGDTLARLLSASDLRAKVTSCSGRLCQALKAVVMATKGAAQNYPSVPATQEMVDRVADLSQHAAGFSGLLQRLAEIS is encoded by the exons ATGTCTCTATCA ACAGTGCTTGCAAAGGCACTTTTTGACAATGCCGCTGAAAGCCCAGAGGAGTTAGCGTTCCGCAAAGGTGATATCCTGATGGTTCTAGACCAGGAGCAGGATGGTGGACCAGGGTGGTGGCTTTGCTCCCTACATGGCCGTCAAGGAATTGCCCCTGCCAACCGATTATGCCTCCTCCGAACTGTACAGACTCCAGCATCAAGCACAGGTACAGATACCCGGCGAGCTCCTAGTGTGGACTCGGTCCATCTATCGACTAGCCAGCAGGGCAGGGAAAATGGACTGAGCACTGAAGATTCAGATGGGGTGTATCTCACACCACCCAGTTTAGCTGAAGGGGTGTACCAGAGCCCTGGGGCTGCTCCTGCCCCTGCCAGGTCTGGGGAGCTATGTCACCTTGATGGAGGAAGCCCACGATCACATTCTAGTTCCGGAACCAGGCCTTGTCCAGATTGGAGCGATGTGGGTGTTGCCGGACGACCCCATTCACCCTCACTTAGAGAACAGGGTGGCGAGTCAGGGACCCTCTACCAGACTCCTACCTCACCTGCGCCAGTGGCAGCACAACACAGATCACAAGGTGCACTGACATCCGATTCAGTGTACCTGACTCCAAGTGCTGTTCCCAGGTCTGCAGCTGAAACAGCAGTGGAGGCTAAGTATTTAAGTCCACGAGATGCAGGGGCCAGTACCTCTGATGGATGCTACTTGGTGCCTACAGCAGCTGTTGCTGCATTGGCTAGTGAGAATTTATATCAGAGTCCTACAAGTGGTGCCCCAGTGGCAGGACAGTGTGTGCCAAGAATGACTTCAAAACTTACGAATGGGATTGTACCCAAAAGCAGCCCATCTTATTCTACTAGTCCTTCTCAGAATAAGACTGGCCTGGATGCCCCAGGGATGTACCAAACCCCAACCCCACCTGGGGATGCTATATCAAGGACCCCTCAATCTGACCGCAAACATCCCACTGGAACTGTAGGAGTGTCTGGAGCTTCGACACCAGGCCAGTATCTTAAGCAGACACCTCCCTCTGCCCGAAGATCCCAAAAGGGTACTACTTCATCTCCTCCTGTTGGTCAAGGAAAACTGGCCCAGGGTGGCCTGAGAGAATCCCCTTTACTTACTGGGGCGGGAAAGTCTGGAGTATCAGGGTCCCCAAACTTTGGCCGCAAACCTCCTCCGCCAGCACCTCCTGTTAGAAGTGTGACCAGGAAGGATTTACCTCAGTCTAACTCGGTTCCAACTACCAAACCTGTTCTCCAGGCCAACCCTGCGCCCCCACAGACAAACGTACTGGAGGAAGAGAGACAGGGAAGTATAAATGGACACGTGCAAGTGGAGGAGATGAAGAAGAACAGTGAAATAGTGACCAAGAGGGAGAGTGCAAGTTCTCAGGATGAGAAACTCTGTGAGGAG GTATATGATACACCTCCAACAAATAAGTGGCAGCAATCAGTTCCTAAAGTGCCTTCTGAGGAGGATGATGGGATCTATAACACCCCTCGCGCTGTACCCCTACACACTGACCAAGCCTCAGAG atttatgaTGTTCCCTCTCTGGCCCTGAATTCCTCCTCTCTGGCTGGAGATGCAGAGGATGAGGATGTGTACAGTGTTCCCAGTCTTCCCGGTTTACCCTTGGAGGCAAGCGAGTTGCCAGGATTAACTGCAGAAACTGCTGGAAATGGATGTACCTATTCGATTTCCAGTCCAAGAAAGCCAGACTTAACTTCTGAAGATGTGTCAGAACCTGATGGAGGCATCTATGACATGCCTGCCCTCACTCTAGAAATCCCGACATGCCGTTTATCTGTGTCAAGCACAGACTCTGGTGACATCCAGTGGAAAGCGTCTCTCTCTGCTCTTGTCCAATCAGCCCTGACCTCTGCCTCTGTCACCACCACCCCATCACGAGACCTCGCCTCTGCATTGGCTGAGATCCTCTCTGTCTGGAAGGCTGGGCATGTTGGTGATATTCCTTTAGTTCTCCAGCAGGCATGGTCCCGTCTCTCTGACCTCCTTCCCGCCCTTTCGGTGTGTGGCACTGCCCCTCCAGGCGACGGTCTGCTCACGATGGTCCGCTGTGCCCTTGAAGACTCCGTCTCCCTTATACAGAGTCAAGTGCGACCTTGTTTACCTTCCCAGGAGTTTCTGTCCCGGAGACCTCTACCTGCTTTGCCGGTGGCAGAGGTCAAACCGATCACAGGGGACATGGGATCACGGAAGGGCAGCTGGATCCAGGAACGACCGCTGCCACCTCCACCACCCGCAGCCTTCCCTTTGCCCCTGACATCAGTTTCTTTAGCACCGACTGTGGGAAGAATGGAGGATGAGGAACAAGGGAATGTGTATGCAGGAATCGGCCTGACTCCTACACCCCTGCCTTCATATCCTGTAGGTGATAGTGTGGGATACGTCAAACTGCAG gggAAGCCAGAGCCTCTACCAGACACCAATACAGAGCACAGTTCTTCACAGCTTATCACCACAACTGATAATAAA GTGAGTCCTGCCCCTTCAGTCTCTCTGTCTCTTGAAGATTCAGAGCTGCTCTCCTTCTACTCCAACCAAAGTCTCTCTCATCTTTCTTGCCTATCTGATGCCATCGATTCCCTGTTCACAAGTGTCCAAGGGAACCAACCACCCCGAGTCTTCGTTTCCAGGGGGAAAAGTCTCATTGTGACTGCGCACAAACTTGTCTTTATTGGGGATACACTTGCAAGGCTTCTCAGCGCTTCAGACCTCAGAGCAAAG GTCACCAGCTGCAGTGGACGCCTCTGCCAAGCTCTGAAGGCTGTTGTCATGGCAACTAAGGGTGCAGCCCAAAATTATCCTTCGGTCCCTGCTACGCAAGAAATGGTGGACAGAGTAGCCGATCTATCCCAGCATGCAGCTGGCTTCTCTGGGCTTTTGCAGCGATTAGCTGAGATATCTTGA